A single region of the Rathayibacter rathayi genome encodes:
- a CDS encoding ABC transporter ATP-binding protein — MSASALPSPGVTEHKRPSTRRTLLRLVPFVGDALPRLLSGIGVALVASLVSLAIPIVLQQLVDGPLGDGATAAGSGDLGPLIGPVTVILILGVVEAGAIALRRRMVLTPSTRIEARMRSALYSRLQDLPVSFHDRWQSGQLLSRAMSDLSLIRRWIAFGFVLLVVNALTIVVGFGVLVSWNPILGVLFVVCSIPVWIYGLAFEKRYSSIARRSQDQAGDLATTVEQSVHGIRVLKAFGRHQHALENFAGQAEKLRGTEIDKARAIAGIWLVLLLVPDIAFALCLLGGVWLAADGQLSVGELFAFFATATVLRWPVESIGFLLSMTFDTRTAVDRYFEVMDSRNTITDPEEPETIAQPRGHVRFRDVHFRYQDAPEHYPDLLDGLDLEVEPGETMAVVGITGSGKTTLTALLPRLYDVTGGAIELDGVDIRRLRRDELRTHVGMAFEDATLFSTSVRENVLLGRPEASEEELLEALEIAQADFVHRLPDGLDTTVGEEGMSLSGGQRQRLALARAVAARPAVLVLDDPLSALDVDTEARVEAGLRRVLGDTTAIIVAHRPSTVALADRVAVIEEGRITAVGTHSELLASSPHYRFVISSLEEDELTRPAGIERLGSRPATTHQETRS; from the coding sequence GTGTCCGCATCTGCCCTCCCGTCGCCCGGCGTCACCGAGCACAAGCGCCCGAGCACCCGGCGGACCCTACTGCGCCTCGTACCGTTCGTCGGCGACGCTCTGCCCCGCCTGCTGAGCGGCATCGGGGTCGCTCTCGTGGCGAGCCTGGTGTCGCTGGCCATCCCGATCGTCCTGCAGCAGCTCGTCGACGGACCCCTGGGCGACGGAGCGACGGCCGCCGGCTCCGGCGACCTCGGCCCGCTGATCGGCCCCGTCACCGTCATCCTGATTCTCGGTGTCGTCGAGGCCGGTGCTATCGCGCTGCGGCGCCGGATGGTCCTCACCCCCAGCACCCGCATCGAGGCGCGCATGCGCTCGGCTCTCTACAGCCGCCTGCAGGACCTGCCGGTGTCGTTCCACGACCGCTGGCAGAGCGGGCAGCTGCTCTCGCGGGCGATGAGCGATCTCAGCCTCATCCGCCGGTGGATCGCGTTCGGCTTCGTGCTGCTCGTGGTCAACGCCTTGACGATCGTCGTCGGCTTCGGCGTCCTCGTCTCCTGGAACCCGATCCTCGGCGTGCTCTTCGTCGTCTGCTCGATCCCGGTCTGGATCTACGGACTCGCCTTCGAGAAGCGCTATTCGAGCATCGCGCGCCGCAGTCAGGACCAGGCCGGCGATCTCGCGACGACCGTCGAGCAGTCGGTGCACGGCATCCGTGTGCTGAAGGCGTTCGGGCGCCACCAGCACGCGCTCGAAAACTTCGCCGGGCAGGCCGAGAAGCTCCGCGGAACCGAGATCGACAAAGCCCGTGCCATCGCCGGGATCTGGCTCGTGCTGCTGCTGGTGCCGGACATCGCCTTCGCGCTCTGCCTGCTCGGCGGAGTCTGGCTCGCCGCCGACGGCCAGCTGAGTGTCGGCGAGCTCTTCGCCTTCTTCGCCACCGCGACCGTGCTGCGATGGCCGGTCGAGTCGATCGGGTTCCTCCTCTCGATGACCTTCGACACCCGCACTGCCGTCGACCGCTACTTCGAGGTCATGGACAGCCGGAACACGATCACCGACCCGGAGGAGCCGGAGACGATCGCCCAGCCGCGCGGCCATGTGCGCTTCCGCGACGTCCACTTCCGCTATCAGGACGCGCCCGAACATTATCCGGATCTGCTCGACGGGCTCGATCTCGAGGTGGAGCCCGGCGAGACGATGGCGGTGGTCGGCATCACCGGCTCAGGGAAGACCACGCTCACCGCACTGCTTCCGCGGCTCTACGACGTGACCGGCGGAGCGATCGAACTCGACGGAGTGGACATCCGCCGGCTCCGGCGCGACGAGCTGCGCACGCACGTCGGCATGGCGTTCGAGGACGCGACGCTCTTCTCCACCAGCGTGCGCGAGAACGTCCTGCTCGGCCGCCCCGAGGCGAGCGAGGAGGAGCTGCTCGAGGCGCTCGAGATCGCGCAGGCGGACTTCGTGCACCGGCTCCCCGACGGCCTGGACACGACGGTCGGCGAGGAGGGGATGAGCCTCTCCGGTGGCCAGCGCCAGCGCCTGGCCCTCGCCAGGGCTGTCGCTGCCCGCCCCGCCGTGCTCGTGCTCGACGACCCGCTCTCGGCGCTCGACGTCGACACGGAGGCGCGGGTTGAGGCGGGCCTGCGCCGGGTACTCGGCGACACCACCGCGATCATCGTCGCGCACCGTCCGTCGACGGTGGCGCTCGCCGACCGTGTGGCCGTGATCGAAGAGGGGCGCATCACCGCGGTCGGCACGCACAGCGAGCTGCTCGCGAGCAGCCCGCACTACCGCTTCGTCATCTCGAGCCTCGAAGAGGACGAGCTGACCCGGCCCGCGGGCATCGAGCGCCTCGGCTCCCGCCCCGCGACGACCCACCAGGAGACGCGATCATGA
- the ddaH gene encoding dimethylargininase — translation MHSDSTPDHPPVTAVTIRATDRTPATGRRLLFALLAAAATALVAHLANLLAYFIGNQLQPGSIPQVNAYFLLSSVLGFVVVLALAIAGTLGRAWLAALTGLVAGVVGAVFGTLVQASATGAPVTGAVWVSIFQTFAGLNLVFLLAFTVSAATVGRAVWLRVRTDEAPTSASARRIALVRAPAADLSACELTHLERVPVDQQRAQQQWEAYVDLLERAGWESVEAAPAPDLADSVFLEDAVVVFGDHAVIARSGAQSRRGEAAGAEEAARALGLTVDRIEEPATLDGGDVLTVGSTVYVGRGGRTDAAGIAQLRAILRPRGYDVVAVPLSTVLHLKSAVTALPDGTVIGWEPAVDEPRLFPSFLPMPEESGAQVVVLDDDTLLMAASAPRSAELLRSLGYRVLTVDISEFEKLEGCVTCLSVRVR, via the coding sequence GTGCATTCCGATTCGACGCCCGACCACCCGCCCGTGACCGCCGTGACCATCCGCGCCACCGACCGGACGCCCGCGACAGGGCGCCGCCTCCTCTTCGCGCTGCTCGCCGCCGCGGCCACCGCCCTGGTCGCGCACCTTGCGAACCTGCTCGCCTACTTCATCGGCAACCAGCTTCAGCCGGGGTCGATCCCGCAGGTGAACGCGTACTTCCTGCTCTCGAGCGTGCTCGGCTTCGTCGTCGTGCTCGCACTCGCGATCGCCGGAACCCTCGGCCGCGCCTGGCTCGCGGCCCTCACTGGGCTCGTCGCGGGCGTGGTCGGCGCCGTGTTCGGCACGCTCGTGCAGGCCAGCGCCACCGGTGCCCCCGTCACAGGCGCGGTGTGGGTGTCGATCTTCCAGACCTTCGCCGGACTCAATCTCGTCTTCCTCCTGGCCTTCACCGTCTCGGCGGCGACCGTCGGTCGCGCCGTCTGGCTCCGCGTCCGCACCGACGAAGCGCCGACCTCCGCCTCAGCCCGCCGCATCGCGCTGGTCCGCGCCCCGGCCGCCGACCTCTCCGCCTGCGAGCTCACCCACCTCGAGCGCGTCCCCGTCGACCAGCAGCGTGCCCAGCAGCAGTGGGAGGCGTACGTCGACCTGCTCGAGCGGGCGGGCTGGGAGAGCGTCGAAGCCGCGCCCGCGCCCGACCTCGCTGACTCCGTCTTCCTCGAGGACGCCGTGGTCGTGTTCGGCGACCACGCCGTGATTGCCCGCTCCGGAGCGCAGTCCCGCCGCGGCGAGGCTGCCGGCGCGGAAGAGGCGGCGCGCGCCCTCGGCCTCACCGTGGACCGGATCGAGGAGCCGGCGACGCTCGACGGCGGCGACGTCCTGACAGTCGGCTCAACCGTCTACGTCGGCCGCGGAGGCCGCACCGACGCGGCCGGAATCGCCCAGCTACGCGCGATCCTGCGCCCTCGCGGGTACGACGTCGTCGCGGTCCCGCTCTCGACGGTGCTCCACCTCAAGAGCGCAGTGACCGCCCTGCCCGACGGCACCGTCATCGGCTGGGAGCCGGCCGTCGACGAGCCCCGGCTGTTCCCCTCTTTCCTGCCGATGCCGGAGGAATCCGGCGCCCAGGTGGTCGTCCTCGACGACGACACCCTCCTGATGGCCGCCTCCGCTCCGCGCAGTGCCGAGCTGCTGAGGAGCCTCGGCTACCGCGTGCTCACCGTCGACATCTCGGAGTTCGAGAAGCTCGAGGGCTGCGTGACCTGCCTCTCGGTCCGCGTGCGCTGA